The Thiohalorhabdus sp. Cl-TMA genome contains the following window.
TCTGTGCCTGGAGGTGCGGCTGCACTCGCTCCCAGGGCAGGGGGCGCAGGCTACCGTTCACCTCCTCCAGAAAGTCGTCCCGGGTCGCCCGGTACCCAGGCACCACGAACCGGGCCCGGATAGGGGCATCCGAGGAACTCTGCGAGGCATGGATGTGCATGCCGACGGTGGTAGGCTTGCCGTTTTGGTCCTCATATACGAGGACCAGATAGGTATAGGCCTCTTTCCGGGGCTGCGAGGTGGCCTGCAGCTTATCCGGATTGTCCGGATCCCGGATCTCCCCCAGGCAATAGGCGCGCAAGCTACGCTGGTGATCCCGCCGGCTGCGCCCGCCCTCGTTATCGGCCCCGGCGTTGAACTGCACGTGGTGCTTGTTGTAGCCCAGCAGCACCGTCTGGATGGCATCCAGAATCGAGGACTTGCCAGCCCCGTTCGGACCCACAATGGCGGTATGCCCTCGAAGCTCAAACTCCTGGACGTCGAATCGGTACCAGTTAATCAGCAGGATGCTAGTCAGCGTCTGCATGCGGCTCGCCTTTCAATTCGGGTTCTTCTGCGGAGGCATCCACCGATTCCGCCTCATCCCCTGGCTGGGGCTCCCCCTCCAGTCCCTCCGCCCCAGCAGGTTCTTCTCCAGGGACCTCTGCGAATTTCTCCAACCGCTGGCGCCACTCTGGTCCCCCGGTGACCCGGCGCAGGGAGGGCAGCAATTCCAGCCGGATGCGGTCCACCTCCTCACTGGTGCCATCCTTGTGGATCCGCACCAGCCCGTGGCGTCTGAACAGCTTCAAGGTTTCCTTGAAACGTCCTGCCGGAGGCAGGGAGAGCCCCAGCTTGTCCTGGAGGAAGGTTGCCAATTCCTGCGCGTCCACCCAGACCACGCCGCCCTCCTGGGCCTCCATGTTCTCCAGCCCCCGCTCGAATAGGAAACGTGCGCCCAGAAGAAGCAGGGTCTCCTCCCGCTTCAAGGATTTTCGGAACGGCGCGGCGGTGTCGCCCGTCACCACACCCACGTACTGGAAGTCGGAATCCTCGACCAGCGTCCAACCCAAGGCATCGACCAGGTTGCCAAAATAGGTCATATGCTCCTTGATCAACCGGTAGGGCTGGCGGTCATTCTTGTTGGCGAGAAATAGAAATTGCCGCGAGAGCAACGCCTGCGCTGCCCTGCGAAAATCCTCCGCCTCCAGGTCCGAACCGCTATTCACCGCCTGCATCAGGTCCTTTAACATCACACCTCCCTTCGCCGTCGGACCCGGAAATGCGGGGCCACCACCGGCCCGTAATTCACCATTCGCTGTCCATCCACCTCCACCTCGAACTGGCGCGCCACCTCCGGGCTGAACGGGGCCGATCCGGCCAGGAGGGGGACTGCCTCAAAGGCCATGAGGTCCTCCACGGAATCCCGCCGCAATTCTTCGCCCTCGATGTAGCCGGTAGCGGGGACCTGCTCGTCGAGGAAGGTGCGCAACTTGCGCGGCCCGACCGTACGGCGGTCGGTGAAGGCTTTCATCTGCCGTTGGAACTCCTCTTCGATCGGATCAGGTTCCGGCGTGACGATGGGGTCGGGCTCGTTGGGCGTGCGGGGCTCACTGGGTTCATGCAACTGCCGGTCGCCGAAGGGTGCCTCCCCAATCAGCGGGATGCCCAGATCCACCTCCTCATGCTCATCCCAGTCGGTGGTTGCCACAACGAAGGTATGCGCCCATTCCAGCACCTTGCCCGCACCGCCGGCCTCGGCCCGGTCCATGTAGCGAATGACGTCCGCTGCCCGCCGCTCGAACCGGGACCGGACCCGCTCCAGGTGCTCGATCTCCTCGTCCACTCGTTCCAGGGAGATGGCCAGCGTATCGAGGTCCTTGCGTAGCTTGTGCTCGGCCTCCTCAATACTCCCCAGGTGCATCTGATCCAGGTAGGACTGGCAAAGCGTGGCCCACTTCCCGG
Protein-coding sequences here:
- a CDS encoding DUF4194 domain-containing protein encodes the protein MLKDLMQAVNSGSDLEAEDFRRAAQALLSRQFLFLANKNDRQPYRLIKEHMTYFGNLVDALGWTLVEDSDFQYVGVVTGDTAAPFRKSLKREETLLLLGARFLFERGLENMEAQEGGVVWVDAQELATFLQDKLGLSLPPAGRFKETLKLFRRHGLVRIHKDGTSEEVDRIRLELLPSLRRVTGGPEWRQRLEKFAEVPGEEPAGAEGLEGEPQPGDEAESVDASAEEPELKGEPHADAD
- a CDS encoding Wadjet anti-phage system protein JetA family protein, producing MLQGLYADLLENSDFTTYPPREEVKHVIEKHLRRHQVELLREAEDETESPDTPDGKAGYVYRRLKDSGWLSEVSQGYQVSVTIPPDVGVVLETLVGVASPKPMYYGGKIQNILTVVHSVYADPGGNGQGPALHHAVEDAQGFKAHLTRMVYGLSEQFKRFQEEADPKVLLANFFGEFIENFLIADYKDLKTENNPFRYRHRIVEAVREIRYDTGKWATLCQSYLDQMHLGSIEEAEHKLRKDLDTLAISLERVDEEIEHLERVRSRFERRAADVIRYMDRAEAGGAGKVLEWAHTFVVATTDWDEHEEVDLGIPLIGEAPFGDRQLHEPSEPRTPNEPDPIVTPEPDPIEEEFQRQMKAFTDRRTVGPRKLRTFLDEQVPATGYIEGEELRRDSVEDLMAFEAVPLLAGSAPFSPEVARQFEVEVDGQRMVNYGPVVAPHFRVRRRREV